The nucleotide window AGACGTTGTACTGATCGCTGGTTTCGATGGCGGTACAGGTGCGTCGCCAATTTCTTCGATTCGTCACACAGGTCTTCCTTGGGAACTCGGTTTGGCAGAAACACACCAAACACTTCTGAAGAATGGTCTGCGTAACCGTATCGTTGTTCAGGCTGACGGCCAGATGAAAACACCTCGTGACCTTGCAATCGCAACTCTACTAGGTGCTGAAGAATGGGGCGTGGCAACAGCAGCATTGGTTGTTGAAGGCTGTATCATGATGCGTAAGTGTCATAAGAACACCTGTCCTGTTGGTATCGCAACTCAGAACAAAACTCTGCGTGAACGCTTTGATGGCCGCGTAGAAGACGTTGTGACCTTCTTCCAGTACATGGCTCAGGGTCTGCGCGAAATCATGGCGGAACTTGGTTTCCGTACTATCGATGAGATGGTTGGCCAAGGTGAGAAACTACGTGTTCGCCAAGACGTTTCTCACTGGAAATACAAGAATCTGGATCTGTCGCCGGTTCTACACATCGAGCAACCACGTGAAGCAGACGGTGTATACAACCAAACCGTGCAGAACCACAACCTTGAATCGGTACTAGACCGCAAACTTATCCAAGCAGCAATTCCGGCGCTTGAAAAAGGTGAAGCAGTTACCGCTGAATTCCCTATCGTCAACACTGACCGCTCTGCGGGTACTATGTTGTCGAACGAGATTTCGAAGGTTTACAAAGACCAGGGTCTGCCACAACCAATGAACGTGAAGTTCAACGGTTCTGCTGGTCAGTCATTCGGTGCATTCCTTGCGAAAGGCGTGAAGTTCGAAGTTGAAGGTGACGCGAACGATTACTGGGGTAAAGGCTTGTCTGGCGGTACGTTAGTACTGTACCCAGATGCGAACTCTAGCATTGTTGCGGAAGACAACATCATCGTAGGTAACGTATGTTTCTACGGTGCAACCTCTGGTGAATCTTTCATCCGCGGTATGGCTGGTGAGCGTTTCTGTGTTCGTAACTCGGGCGCGAAAGTTGTGGTTGAAGGCGTGGGTGACCACGGCTGTGAATACATGACTGGTGGTGCAGCGATCATCCTTGGTTCAACAGGTCGCAACTTTGCTGCTGGTATGAGCGGTGGTGTAGCGTACGTATGGGATAAATCAGGTGACTTCGAGTCCAAACTGAACCCAGAACTCGTTGACTTGGATCCTATCGAACAAGAAGACAAAGATCTGTTACTCGACATGTTAACTAAGCATGTTCAATTCACAGGAAGTGAAGTTGCTCAGTCTTTCCTAGACAACTTTGAAGCGAGCCTGACCTCTATGGTTAAGGTAATGCCGCGCGATTACAAAGCGGTACTTCAAAAGCGTAAAGCTGAGGCACAACAAACTGAAGCGGAGGCAGTGTAATGGGTAAGCCTACTGGATTTTTAGAGCATGGTCGTGAACTTCCACAGAAGATCGATCCCGCTGAACGTATCAAGAACAACAAAGAGTTCGTTCTGAACGAGGAGTTTGGTAGCAAGATCAATACTCAGGCTTCTCGCTGTATGGACTGTGGCGTGCCGTTTTGTCATAACGGCTGCCCGATTGGTAACATCATCCCAGAATTTAACGATGCGGTTTATCGCGATAGCTGGGAAGAAGCATGGAACATTCTGAGCTCGACTAACAACTTCCCTGAATTTACGGGTCGTGTATGTCCTGCACCGTGTGAAAGCTCTTGTGTACTTGGTATTAACCAAGATCCAATCACCATCTGTAATATCGAGAAAACCATCGTGGAAACGGCGTATCGTGAAGGATACGCCAAGCCAAAAACGCCACGTTCTCGTACAGGTAAAACCGTTGCTATCATCGGTTCTGGCCCAGCAGGTCTGGCTGCGGCTGAACAGCTGAACAGCGCGGGTCACTCAGTGACCGTATTTGAACGTGATGAGAAAGTTGGCGGTCTGCTACGTTTTGGTATCCCTGACTTTAAGCTCAGCATGGAAGTGATTGATCGTAAGATCAACCTGATGGCTGAAGCGGGTGTGGAATTCAAAGTGAACCAACACGTTGGTGTTGACGTGAACGCTCAGCAGTTACGTCAAGAATACGACGTGGTACTACTGACTGGCGGTTCGACCGTTCCTCGTGACCTTCCGGTACCGGGACGTGAGCTAAACGGCGTTTACTTCGCAATGCAGTTCCTTGGTCAAAACAACCGCCGTGCAAACAACATGGACCTGAAAACTGAAGAAATTCACGCTGCAGGCAAGCATGTGGTAGTTATCGGTGGTGGTGATACAGGTTCTGACTGTGTTGGTACCTCAAACCGTCACGGTGCAGCGAGTGTGACTCAAGTTGAGATCATGCCAATTCCACCAGAAAAACGCCCTGCGAATATGCCGTGGCCTCAGTACCCAATGATCCTTCGTACTTCAACTTCTCACGAAGAAGGGGTAGATCGTCACTGGAACATCCTGACTAAAGAGTTCATTGGTAACGATAAAGGTGAAGTAACGGGTCTGCGTATTGCTGACATCGTATGGGAAGATGCAAAACCTGGCGAGCGCCCAAGCTTCAAAGAAGTCGAAGGCAGTGAGCGAGTGATTCCATGCGACATGGCTTTCCTAGCGATGGGTTTCTTACATCCGGAACCAACAGGTGTGCTGGCTCAGCTAGATATCGCTCTTGATGATCGTGGCAATGTAGCGACTCAGGGCTTTGCGACTAACCAAGAAGGTGTTTTCGCTGCAGGCGATATGCGTACAGGTCAATCACTTGTGGTTCGTTGTATTAACGAAGGCCGTGAATGTGCTCGTTCTATCGATGAATACCTGATGGGCGGTACGCACCTAGAGGCAAAAGCAAACTCGCTGATGCTTTCAGCATAATAGGAGGAGGAGATGTACTCCTCCCTCTTTACTGAGTTTTAAACAGCCATCATTTATATTGTTGGCTGTTGTCCTAGAAAGAAAACAATTCCTTCCAATCTTTCTATTTTGACCAGCATTTTATGCTGGTCTTTTTTCTTTCACTCAGCATTAAATATTACTTTGTTGTAACAACCAAAAGCCTATCCAATTGAATTAATTGAATAATTTTAGTCAATTAAATGGTAAATACCTTATTCGCATGATTATCCACTAATAACTTGACCTTTTTTACAATAAGCTATAGCTTGTGAAGTTGATGAAAATAAAACAGACAAAACTTGTTAAATATTTCACAACTTTTATTGAATAAATATACGTAAAATTATAAAAATGACGCATAGTTAGTCATCAAAATCAACATAAGCAGTGTTGATGTATCTGTCGGGATGACAGATAAGCAAAGGGAGAATTGCAATGGCTCTTTATAATCCAAGTCTTGAGAAAGACAACTGTGGATTTGGCTTAATCGCTCATATGGAAGGCGAGCAAAGTCACAAGCTGGTTCGTACAGCAATTTCTGCACTTGACCGTATGACCCACCGTGGTGGTATCGCCGCCGATGGTAAAACAGGTGATGGTTGTGGTCTTCTATTACAAAAGCCCGATTCCTATTTACGCCTGGTCGCTGAAGAACATGGTTTTAACCTTGGCAAGCAATATGCCGTGGGAATGATCTTCTTTAGCCAAGATCCTATCAAAGCTCAACAAGCACGCGAAATAGTAAATAAAGAACTCGCTCAAGAAACGCTAACCATAGCGGGCTGGCGAGAAGTACCAACAAACTCTGAAGTTCTGGGCCCGATTGCCCTTCATTCAGTGCCTAACATTCATCAGGTATTTATTTCAGCGCCAGCAGGATGGCGTGAGCGAGATATTGAACGCCGCCTGTATATAGCGCGCCACCGTATCGAAAAGCAGATCACGGAAGATCCAGACTTTTATATCTGTAGCTTATCAACCCAAGTGTTGGTCTACAAAGGACTTTGCATGCCGGCAGACTTGCCGCGCTTCTATCTTGATCTTGCTGATCTTCGCATGGAGTCCGCTATTTGTCTGTTCCACCAGCGTTTTTCTACCAACACACAGCCGCGCTGGCCATTAGCTCAACCGTTCCGCTATCTGGCACATAACGGTGAGATCAACACCATTGAAGGTAACCGTCAATGGGCGCGAGCGCGAGCTTACAAATTCTCATCACCACTGTTACCTGATCTGCAAACCGCAGCACCATTCGTCAACGAAACAGGCTCAGACTCTTCCAGTCTTGATAACATGTTGGATCTATTACTGGCTGGCGGCATGGACATTTTCCGTGCAATGCGACTGCTTGTGCCACCAGCATGGCAAAACCACCCAGATATGGACAAGGATCTGCGTGCTTTCTACGATTTCAACTCGAAACACATGGAACCATGGGACGGCCCTGCTGGTATCGTATTATCTGATGGTCGATATGCCGCATGTAACCTGGATCGAAACGGTCTGCGTCCGGCACGCTATGTGATCACCAAAGACAAATTGATCACGCTTGCCTCTGAGGTTGGTATTTGGGATTACGCGCCAGATGAAGTCGCGCAAAAAGGTCGTGTTGGTCCCGGTGAACTACTGGTGGTCGATACACGTAAAGGCAAATTGTGGCAATCGAGCGAGATCGACAACGATCTGAAAGGTCGCCACCCATACCGTGAATGGATGGAAAACAACGTACGTAAACTGACGCCACTTGCCGATTTACCTGAAGATCAGGTTGGCGAACGTGATTTTGATGCAGATTTGCTTAAGACCTATCAAAAGCAATTCGCCATGAATAACGAAGAAGTCGACCAAGTCCTGCGTGTACTCGGTGAAATGGGACAAGAAGCAGTCGGCTCGATGGGTGATGATACACCAATGGCCGTGCTGTCTTCAAAAGAGCGCCTGGTTACCGACTACTTCCGTCAGAAATTTGCTCAGGTGACTAACCCGCCGATTGACCCACTACGTGAACAACACGTGATGTCACTGGCAACCAGTATCGGCCAGGAAATGAACGTCTTTTGTGAAACCGACGGGCACGCGCATCGTGTGACGTTCGATTCACCGGTTCTGCTTTATTCGGATATGCAGCAGCTGCTTGGGCTGAGTGACGATCACTATCGCAATACCATTCTCGACATAAACTACAACCCGGAAGAGAGAAACCTCGAAGAGGCTATTCACTTCCTGTGTGATCAAGCGGAACAAGTGGTTCGTGAAGGCACCGTTCTGGTCGTACTGTCAGATCGCGCTTTGGTTAAAGGCAAATTACCAATCCCAGCAGCAATGGCGGTAGGGGCGGTACAAACTCGCCTTGCTAATGCCAACTTGCGCTGTGATGCGAATATTGTGGTCGAAACCGCAACAGCACGGGACCCACACCAATTTGCTGTTCTGCTCGGCTTTGGTGCTACCGCGGTGTATCCATACTTAGCCTACGAGGCACTCGGTAAGCTGGTCGATGATGGTGTACTAAATAAAGAATACCGCGACGTGATGCAAAACTACCAGTACGGCATCAACAAAGGCCTGTACAAAATCATGTCGAAAATGGGGATCTCGACCATCGCCTCATACCGCTGTTCTCAGCTGTTTGAAGCGGTAGGTTTAAATCAGCAAGTCGTTGATCTCTGTTTTAAAGGTGTTGCGACACGAATTGCCGGAGCGAACTTTGAAGACTTCCAGCAAGATCTGACTAACCTTTCCCGTAAAGCCTGGACAAAACGTAAATCTATCGATCAAGGTGGTTTGCTGAAATACGTGCATGGTGGTGAATACCATGCCTACAACCCCGATGTCGTCGGTACACTACAAACTGCAGTTAAATCGGGCGACATCAATGACTATCAATCCTACGCGAAGCAGGTAAACCAACGTCCGGTTGCGATGCTGCGTGACTTAATGACACTGAAGAAAGCCGATTCCCCTTTATCACTGGATAAAGTGGAACCGAAAAATGACCTGTTCAAACGTTTCGACTCTGCAGCGATGTCTATTGGCGCGTTGAGTCCAGAAGCACACGAAGCACTTGCAACCGCAATGAACCGACTCGGTGGTTACTCAAACTCTGGTGAAGGTGGTGAAGATCCTCGCCGTTTTGGTACCGAACGTAACTCGCGTATTAAACAGATTGCCTCGGGTCGCTTTGGTGTAACGCCACATTACTTAACCAACGCGGATGTGCTGCAAATCAAAGTCGCTCAAGGGGCGAAACCGGGTGAAGGTGGCCAGCTTCCGGGACATAAAGTCACGGCTGAAATTGCTAAGTTACGTTATTCCGTGCAAGGCGTGACGCTGATCTCCCCTCCTCCTCATCATGATATTTACTCGATTGAGGACTTGGCTCAGCTGATCTTCGACCTGAAACAAGTTAACCCGAAAGCACTGGTTTCGGTGAAGCTTGTATCTGAACCAGGCGTTGGCACTATCGCTACGGGTGTGGCAAAAGCTTATGCAGACCTTATCACTATCTCTGGTTATGACGGTGGTACAGCTGCAAGCCCACTAACCTCGGTGAAATATGCTGGTAGCCCTTGGGAGCTAGGCCTAGCTGAGACTCAACAAGCTCTGGTTGCCAACGGTCTGCGTCATAAAATTCGTTTGCAGGTTGACGGTGGTCTGAAAACCGGTTTAGACGTTGTAAAAGCCGCGATCTTAGGCGCGGAGAGCTTTGGTTTTGGTACTGCACCTATGGTTGCGATGGGGTGTAAGTTCTTACGCATCTGTCACCTAAACAACTGTGCGACAGGTGTTGCGACTCAGGATGAGACCCTGCGTAAAGAGTACTTCAAAGGCTTGCCAGAAATGGTGATGAACTACTTCACAGGCCTTGCAGAAGAAGTACGTGGTCTGCTCGCAGAACTTGGGGTCGAAAAGCTGACCGACTTGATTGGTCGCACTGACTTGCTTGAAGCCGTTGAAGGCTTCACCGCAAAACAAACTAAACTGGATCTGTCCAATATCCTAGAAGCGCCGGTCTCTCCAGAAGGACATCCGCTGTTCTGGACCGAGCCAAATGCACCATTTGACAGAGCGGAACTGAACCAACGCATCGTTGATGACGCTATTAATGCGGTAGAAGAAGGCCGTTCAGCCAGCTTCTACTACAATGTGATCAACACCGACCGCTCAGTGGGCGCGCGCCTGTCAGGTGAAATAGCAAAACGCTACGGAAACCAAGGGCTGGCGGCCTCACCGATTAAACTGCATCTCGATGGCACTGCAGGCCAGTCATTTGGTGTATGGAACGCTGGCGGTGTAGAACTTTACCTGACTGGTGATGCCAACGACTACGTCGGTAAAGGTATGGCGGGTGGCAAGATTGCTATCAAGCCACACTTAGGTACTGCGTTCAAATGTAACGAAGCAACCATCATCGGTAATACCTGTTTGTATGGCGCGACTGGCGGCAAGTTGTTTGCAGCGGGTAAAGCTGGCGAGCGTTTTGGTGTGCGTAACTCAGGTACCATCGCGGTCATTGAAGGTGCTGGTGATAACGCATGTGAATACATGACAGGTGGTATTGTTGCTATTCTTGGTGAAACAGGCGTGAACTTTGGTGCAGGTATGACAGGTGGATTTGCCTATGTACTGGATGAGAAACAAAGCTTCCAAGGACGTGTAAACAACGAATCGGTTGAAGCGATTTCACTGTCTGAACTGTATATACATCAAGAACATCTTCGTGGTTTGATTGCAGAGCATTTAGAAGAGACCGGCTCTAGCCACGCAGAGCATATTTTGGCGAACTTTGATGAATGGATTCCGAAGTTCTACTTGGTGAAACCTCAAGCGGCAGATTTGAATACCCTGCTTGGTCACCAAAGTCGTAGCGCTGCTGAACTGCGCGTTCAAGCCCAATAAATCATGGAGGATGTTTGAATCATGAGCCAGAACGTTTATCAATTTATCGATGTTCAACGCGTAGATCCGGCAAAAAAACCAATTAAAATTCGTAAGATTGAGTTTGTTGAAATCTACGAACCGTTTACTAAACAACAGGCAACGGCACAGGCTGACCGTTGCTTAGATTGTGGTAACCCATACTGTGAATGGAAATGTCCAGTACACAACTACATTCCTCAATGGCTAAAACTGGCCAATGAAGGACGTATTCTAGAAGCAGCAGAGCTATCTCACCAAACCAATAGCTTGCCAGAAGTGTGTGGGCGTGTTTGTCCACAAGACCGCTTGTGTGAAGGTTCCTGTACACTCAATGATGACTTTGGTGCGGTCACTATCGGTAACATCGAGAAGTACATTAACGACAAAGCCTTTGAGATGGGCTGGAAGCCAGATATGTCCAAGGTCGAATGGACCGACAAGAAAGTCGCCATTATCGGTGCTGGTCCTGCGGGTCTAGCTGCTGCGGACATCTTGGTTCGGAACGGGGTTAAACCTGTGGTGTTTGACCGCTACCCTGAAATTGGTGGCCTGCTGACCTTTGGTATCCCTTCATTCAAACTTGAAAAAGGGGTGATGGAAAATCGTCGCCGCGTTTTCACTGAGATGGGTGTCGAGTTCCGCATGAACGTAGAAGTCGGTAAAGACGTGCAGATGCAAGAGCTTATCGATGATTACGATGCCGTTTTCCTGGGTGTAGGTACCTACAAAAACATGCGTGCCGGTTTGGAAAATGAAGATGCACCAGGTGTATATGACGCCCTGCCATTTTTGATTTCCAACACCTATAAAGTGATGAACCTGAAAAATAGCCAACCTTATATCGATATGGCGGGTAAAAAAGTCGTGGTACTCGGTGGTGGTGACACCGCAATGGACTGTGTACGTACTTCTATCCGTCAAGGCGCATCCAACGTAATCTGTGCGTACCGTCGTGACGAAGCCA belongs to Vibrio sp. STUT-A11 and includes:
- a CDS encoding glutamate synthase subunit beta, with product MGKPTGFLEHGRELPQKIDPAERIKNNKEFVLNEEFGSKINTQASRCMDCGVPFCHNGCPIGNIIPEFNDAVYRDSWEEAWNILSSTNNFPEFTGRVCPAPCESSCVLGINQDPITICNIEKTIVETAYREGYAKPKTPRSRTGKTVAIIGSGPAGLAAAEQLNSAGHSVTVFERDEKVGGLLRFGIPDFKLSMEVIDRKINLMAEAGVEFKVNQHVGVDVNAQQLRQEYDVVLLTGGSTVPRDLPVPGRELNGVYFAMQFLGQNNRRANNMDLKTEEIHAAGKHVVVIGGGDTGSDCVGTSNRHGAASVTQVEIMPIPPEKRPANMPWPQYPMILRTSTSHEEGVDRHWNILTKEFIGNDKGEVTGLRIADIVWEDAKPGERPSFKEVEGSERVIPCDMAFLAMGFLHPEPTGVLAQLDIALDDRGNVATQGFATNQEGVFAAGDMRTGQSLVVRCINEGRECARSIDEYLMGGTHLEAKANSLMLSA
- a CDS encoding FAD-dependent oxidoreductase, whose amino-acid sequence is MSQNVYQFIDVQRVDPAKKPIKIRKIEFVEIYEPFTKQQATAQADRCLDCGNPYCEWKCPVHNYIPQWLKLANEGRILEAAELSHQTNSLPEVCGRVCPQDRLCEGSCTLNDDFGAVTIGNIEKYINDKAFEMGWKPDMSKVEWTDKKVAIIGAGPAGLAAADILVRNGVKPVVFDRYPEIGGLLTFGIPSFKLEKGVMENRRRVFTEMGVEFRMNVEVGKDVQMQELIDDYDAVFLGVGTYKNMRAGLENEDAPGVYDALPFLISNTYKVMNLKNSQPYIDMAGKKVVVLGGGDTAMDCVRTSIRQGASNVICAYRRDEANMPGSRREVKNAKEEGVKFMFNLQPLGLEVNASGHVTGVKVVKTALGEPDEAGRRRPEPVEGSEHVLAADAVIMAFGFQPHQMDWLTPFNVDLDQWGRIKAPLKQEYQYQTSNEKIFAGGDAVRGSDLVVTAIDEGRKAAEGILDYLDV
- the gltB gene encoding glutamate synthase large subunit, which encodes MALYNPSLEKDNCGFGLIAHMEGEQSHKLVRTAISALDRMTHRGGIAADGKTGDGCGLLLQKPDSYLRLVAEEHGFNLGKQYAVGMIFFSQDPIKAQQAREIVNKELAQETLTIAGWREVPTNSEVLGPIALHSVPNIHQVFISAPAGWRERDIERRLYIARHRIEKQITEDPDFYICSLSTQVLVYKGLCMPADLPRFYLDLADLRMESAICLFHQRFSTNTQPRWPLAQPFRYLAHNGEINTIEGNRQWARARAYKFSSPLLPDLQTAAPFVNETGSDSSSLDNMLDLLLAGGMDIFRAMRLLVPPAWQNHPDMDKDLRAFYDFNSKHMEPWDGPAGIVLSDGRYAACNLDRNGLRPARYVITKDKLITLASEVGIWDYAPDEVAQKGRVGPGELLVVDTRKGKLWQSSEIDNDLKGRHPYREWMENNVRKLTPLADLPEDQVGERDFDADLLKTYQKQFAMNNEEVDQVLRVLGEMGQEAVGSMGDDTPMAVLSSKERLVTDYFRQKFAQVTNPPIDPLREQHVMSLATSIGQEMNVFCETDGHAHRVTFDSPVLLYSDMQQLLGLSDDHYRNTILDINYNPEERNLEEAIHFLCDQAEQVVREGTVLVVLSDRALVKGKLPIPAAMAVGAVQTRLANANLRCDANIVVETATARDPHQFAVLLGFGATAVYPYLAYEALGKLVDDGVLNKEYRDVMQNYQYGINKGLYKIMSKMGISTIASYRCSQLFEAVGLNQQVVDLCFKGVATRIAGANFEDFQQDLTNLSRKAWTKRKSIDQGGLLKYVHGGEYHAYNPDVVGTLQTAVKSGDINDYQSYAKQVNQRPVAMLRDLMTLKKADSPLSLDKVEPKNDLFKRFDSAAMSIGALSPEAHEALATAMNRLGGYSNSGEGGEDPRRFGTERNSRIKQIASGRFGVTPHYLTNADVLQIKVAQGAKPGEGGQLPGHKVTAEIAKLRYSVQGVTLISPPPHHDIYSIEDLAQLIFDLKQVNPKALVSVKLVSEPGVGTIATGVAKAYADLITISGYDGGTAASPLTSVKYAGSPWELGLAETQQALVANGLRHKIRLQVDGGLKTGLDVVKAAILGAESFGFGTAPMVAMGCKFLRICHLNNCATGVATQDETLRKEYFKGLPEMVMNYFTGLAEEVRGLLAELGVEKLTDLIGRTDLLEAVEGFTAKQTKLDLSNILEAPVSPEGHPLFWTEPNAPFDRAELNQRIVDDAINAVEEGRSASFYYNVINTDRSVGARLSGEIAKRYGNQGLAASPIKLHLDGTAGQSFGVWNAGGVELYLTGDANDYVGKGMAGGKIAIKPHLGTAFKCNEATIIGNTCLYGATGGKLFAAGKAGERFGVRNSGTIAVIEGAGDNACEYMTGGIVAILGETGVNFGAGMTGGFAYVLDEKQSFQGRVNNESVEAISLSELYIHQEHLRGLIAEHLEETGSSHAEHILANFDEWIPKFYLVKPQAADLNTLLGHQSRSAAELRVQAQ